A stretch of DNA from Dioscorea cayenensis subsp. rotundata cultivar TDr96_F1 chromosome 4, TDr96_F1_v2_PseudoChromosome.rev07_lg8_w22 25.fasta, whole genome shotgun sequence:
ttgtatttatgattgtttttgtgtttatttatgtttgatatgtttgtcattattaataataattttatgctAATTTTTGTCGTTATcaacagtaattttttttaattttgagtttattttgtcATTATCGATAGGATCATTAATAAGATTATTTTGTAACCATATGAGTATCAGGTTAGTATGCCacattttagttttatttataatgaGAAGTCAAGGTATCAATTATTAAAGTTAGTAAataatttgcataaaagaaTTAGTTAAAAATTCACATGAATTCTTTTAGCACTTTAGATTACAAATAATGCATCAAgaataattttagtaataatttttttattacggATGTATAGCTTTATACTTGAAGAAGGATTTTGACTGAATAAATCGGAGAAATGTTTGAAGGATCAACTCCCTCTCGTAACATTGGTTGCGGTGAAGGGGCACACATGGGCCAGAGTTAATACCTCAATCTAGTTATGACTCTTACTTTATGTAAGCTGAGATTTGAATATGTCTCGTGAGTAAAGACATGAGTCATTAGCTTGTTCacatgattaaataaataaataaatagatgctttgatggattgcttatctttattAGTGTATTTCGTGTCTGTTTATATTTGGTTAGTTTGTCGCTACCAACGGTATTTTTTGTACTGGGTTTATTTTGTAGTTAGTAACGATATTCCttattttgaattgattttgtCGTTATCAATGGAATTATTTTGCATATTTGTATTTCTATTTTGAACTTGTTTTGTCGTTATCGATGGAAATTATTTTGTAGATAGATAAGTACTACACATGTAatataatttaccaaaatatgtTAGAAATAAGTAAGAACCAAATCAAACTTTGGCTATTGATATCATAAATAATGTACTATTATAAATTAGAGCAACAATTTTatgttaatattattagttaaaCACTAATAGCAACATTGTATATGATTGTGACAAGGCTCCATATGGTTGTGGGCCTCGTCatgccaagaagaagaaggggcgAGGCCCAAGTTCAAGTGAGCGGAAGCCCGTTAAGAGCAATGCGCGCGCCAATGCTGCAATTGAGGCCCAGCCCAATGCTGACAATGCTGACAGTGGTGATGATGCTGACGTGGAGTCCGGTGGCAGTGAGAGAAGAGGACGCAGACGTTTGCCCCCACCTCCCAAGTCTCTCAGGATCAGGGCCATCAATCATCAGGACTTTCGCTAGATCTCATGGCAGAGCTTGCTGCTGCTGTGTATCAAATGTGCCTGAAGTCATGAAAACTCTGTTTCTCAGACAAACAATATCAGTGAAATAAAGCACATTTGAATATCTGACCATATTTAGCTTTTTCTGCTTTATGCTTCACGCAGATCTAtgatttttaaccaaaaacatTGGAATGTGATCAGAGTACAATTAGATATCAGATAAAATACAGGTTTTCCATGAAACAGTCAGAGAGATGCACAATGATGTTAATCTCTTAAGGATTTGCAATGTTAGGTTGTTTGTGGTTGGCTTCAAGTTGTACTTGGTGTTCATCTTGCTGCTTCTCATCGGAGTCCGTTAGATGTTTTCCGTTTCATCTTGGTCAGAGAATGATTCTGCATCGTGATCGAGAGGATTATGCTCAGGCTCCTCACCGGAACGGATTTGAAGATCTTGCTCCCCTTCAGAGTCAGTCAGATGTTCCACTTTGATCCCTACACCTTGATGTCGTGTCTTTTGTAGATCATCTGGGTCGGAGGATGATTCTGCATCCTGGTTGAGAAGATTATACTCAGGCTCCTCACCATAACTGTCgattagatttttcattttgatcctCACACGCTTGCCTTTGATGTACCGGTATTCCCATTTGGGTGGTGGATACTTCTCATGTAACTTCTCGTATTTGTCCAGCATGCCCAGTTTTTGGAAGGTATTACCCATCAAATCTACAATCCTTTTATCAGGACTGACACCTAGTTCTTCCATATCAGCAAATACCtgcaaaaagaaattaaatttaaccAGTATTATCACCTGAAATGGAAGACGGATTTTAACTAAGAATGTCAATCAATCCAACAAAGTTATAAGCATATTAAGCAATacaataaaactaaaatcatAGCAATTCTAGCAGAGTATTGGTCCAAGCCTGGTGTGAAATGAACTTCGAGTGAATGGATCTGAAATTAAAGAGAAAGCTGAAAAACATTGAACTGTTGTGTTTGTGAAAAACTACGATGTAATTGACTATTCCTTCATTCTTTTCACCATCAAGTATCCggtcaaaattttaacataGTGCCCTATCAGGAGAGTTCCTTCCAATTTTTTAGAGTGGCTGAAGGTTCAGATTAAGAGGTCCATGTCAAATACAACATGTACATCACCGCAGCAGTTATTTATCATATTGGTGTGCAAACCATGGTGCTTATGGAGACATATTCAAAGATATTGTATCATAAGATTTAATTGCACCAGTTAGACATTTCAAGCAATTGCTAGGAACGAACTTAAACTTGTGATTAGGAAAACAAAAATGGTGATTGTAGGAAAAATACCTCAAATATCTTCTCATACATCTGATGCTTGTAGTATATTGATATCATCTTGCCAAAGAAAACACGAGGCAGACATTCCAAATTTCTTGAAAAAATCTTAGTCCACAATTCTTCAGCTTCATCAAGCCTTCCATCCTCGGCTAGAGCATTTAATAATGTATAATAACTCCCCATCGTCTTCCCTTGCCCTTTGCTCAACATCCACTTTATCACCTGCAAGTCCCAAAGAGAATCTCATATATAAGGACAATAACCAAGAAGGTGGAAGGAAAAAATGAACTGAAGCAGCATCTAATATCATAATTTCCAATCAGAAAGAATATGAAGGTTGGTACTTGAATTATCCTCTTCCACTCTTTTTCATCCTCAAGCGTTTTCAATGCCTTCTTCACTACGATCAAAGGGAATTCCAAGTCCCATGCAACAAAAGAATCAAGGGCACCATAGACCTCCTCCTTGACATTTGAAAGTCCTTTTATCTGCAACATTATAAGCAACATAAAGTTTTACATGGGGAACAATGCTCTGTAATATCCTTCTTTGTGTTTAGTAGGGATACAAATGAAGAAAGTAGAAGTATGAATAGCAGAACCAGAACCTCATAGCGTCCTGCATCAGGAACAAACACAGATATATAGAGGCTATCAACCGTTTCTTTACCAGTTTCTAaactattatgtttttgataAGCATCATGAACTTTTGTTTTGAGCGCCACAAAAACAATCACTAACGAGTCTTGAATGCttacaattatttttcataatttttttgaaaaatgtggaACAAGTCTTAAGTATAGAAACTCATGCAGCTGATAGCATATGTTCTTCCCATTAATTTTACTTTACAATGGAAGGGTGTTCAAAAGCAGTCTTCTGAGTATTTGAAAACATATGCAGAAATCAAACATGAACTCAAAAGCAGTCTTAAGAAAACTAAAGCTTGGGAATCTCATGAATATGGAAAAGTATCTTACACAAGTAACAAGCTTTTGTGACTTTGAAATGGTGCCAATTCTTTTCCGGGATTTCCATACACGAGGATATCTCGGTCGAGGACCTCTTGCATCACATACCTGACATAAGCAAACAAAATGCATAAACTAAAAGAGTTACATCTATGAAGCCACTTTGCAGTTCAGGTCAAACAAGCCAGAAATGCAATTAGTTCAAAAACCAACTGCATTGAGATAGTGCATGCATTGTTGTTCTATCCCCTCAACCAACAGAATTTATTTTTGACTATGAAGATATAAAGTACAGAAACTAGCACACTCACAATTGGCTATTGCTTTCAATAGAGCTTCATACACACATCATCATTGCTTTGaaacaaaatccacaaaaacacCGGCAAAAAAATCTCACCACTAAAGAGTTCAATTTTCCGGAGTCATTGCACAAAATTAATAGTTCTGGCGGGACACAAATGCGGAAACCTCAAACCAAGCATCCTGAAAATATAGACAAACAGATCATCAAATGCAATGCATATACAAACAGTGGCACCTTCCATTAATCTCATCAccatttcaaaacaaaagttcaaACTTTGTTCCCAATTCATACTAAAACAAAACTCAGAACCCACTCATCAATCCATAAACCCTAACAAGGTTTCTAAGGACCAATCAACAGAAGATACATCACTGAAGTCAGAACCAATACAAGTAACTTCATACCTGTTTCTCCGAACGAAAACAACGCCcaaagatctcttcttcttcgtctccgGCGAAGAGAGACCAACGAAGCGGCGGGGAGGAACTCCAGCGCCCGCGTTCGCGAATAGAGAGACCTTGGATAAAAATATCGGGAGTTATCGGATTCAGGTTGAGGCTTCTCTCAGACCCGAATCCGCTAAGCAACAAGATAAGATATTTTTATAGCTATATCTTCTCGAAAAGAGGTCTCACTCTCGAGCACCTCCATCACCGCCATGGCGATGGCGTCCTCGACCTCGCCGAAGCTCCTCCTCGATCTCCAGTTCCCCTCCAAACCCTCCCCCAGAGCCACCATCGTCTGCAATTCTTCTAGAGCACCGCCGCCTCAACCGTTACCGCCGACTCCCTCCCTCTCCGACCAGCTGAAGCCACTCGCCGTCACTCTCCTCAAGGACTCCCCCAAACCCTCCGCCATTGACGAGCTTCACCCTCCCAAGCCCATCTGGATCAATCCCTCCCGTCCCAAACCCTCCGTCCTCTCCCTCCGCCGCCACGAACGCCGCCCCTACTCCCACAACCCCAACCTACCCTCCATTGCTCGCCTCTCCCGCTCCCTATCCTCCCTCCCGGACTCCGACCTCCCCGCTGCTCTCGCCGCCTCTCCTACTTCCCTCCCGTGATGACGCCCTCGTCCTGCTCAACTCCCTCAGACCATGGTCCAAAGCTCACCTCTTCTTCCTCTATCTCAAGGCCAACTCCTCCTCCCCCCTCGAAACCCTCTTCTACAACGTTGCCATGAAAGCCCTTCGCGCTGGCCGCCAGTTCTCTCTCGTCGAGCAACTCGCCCATGAGATGCTCGACCTCGGCATCGAACTGGACAACGTCACCTACTCCACGATCATTACCACCGCCAAGCGTTGCCACGAGTTCGACAAGGCCATCCTCTGGTTTGAACGGATGTACGAGACCAGCGTCATGCCGGACGAGGTCACCTACTCAGCCGTGCTCGATGTCTATGCCAAGCTCGGCAAGAAGGAGGAGGTTATCGGCTTGTACGAGAGAGCCCGCGCCGCTGGCTGGATTCCCGACCAGGTCGCCTTCTCAGTGCTCGCCAAAATGTTCGGCCATGCCGGTGACTACGACGGCATTCGCTACGTCCTGCAAGAGATGGACAACCTCGGCGTCAAGCCAAACCTCATTGTCTACAACACGCTACTGGAAGCGTTGGGAAACGCCGGGAAGCCGGGGTTGGCGAGGAGCTTGTTCGAAGATATGGTGTCCGCCGGCGTGTCGCCGGATGAGAAGACGCTGACGGCACTGATCAAGATCTACGGGAAGGCGCGGTGGAGCCGCGACGCGCTGCAGCTGTGGGAGAGAATGAGGTCGAACAAGTGGCCGATGGATTTCATTCTATACAACACGTTGTTGAGTATGTGCGCGGATGTTGGGTTGGTGGATGAGGCCGAGAGGTTGTTCGGCGAGATGAAGAGGCCGGATAGATGGAGCTACACGGCCATGATCAAAATATATGGGAGTGTGGGCAAGGTAGAGAGAGCACTCCaactgtttgatgaaatgctgcACAGAGGAGTGGAACCTAATGTCATGGGTGTTACTTGTTTGATACAATGCTTAGGTAAGGGGAAGAGGATTGGAGATGCAGTGAAGGTGTTTGACATTGCGTTGCAGAGAGGGATCAAGCCCGATGAACGGTTGTGCTGCTGCTTGCTCTCTCTAGTTTCGCTGTGCGAGGACGGGGAGGTGGATGCCGTGCTTAGTTGCTTGGAGAAAAGCAATGCTCGGCTTGTCGAGTTTGTCAAGATGCTTGGCAGTGAAGAAGTTGGTTTTGCTATTGTGAAAGAGGAGTTTCAGGGGTTGCTCAATGAAGCTAGTGTTGATGTTCGAAGACCTTTCTGCAACTGTTTGATTGACGTGTGCCGGAATAGGAGCTATCCTTCGAAGAGAGCTCGTGAGCTCTTGTATCTAGGGACTGTTTATGGATTGTATGCTGGTTTGCATGAGAAGGGATCTGATGAATGGTCGTTGAACCTCCGGTCGTTGTCTGTTGGTGCAGCAAAGACTGCATTTGAAGAGTGGATGAAAGCTCTGTCCAGTTCTTCGGAGAATGAGAAGGTGTTCCCACAGGTCTTTGCAGTGCATACTGGTTCTGGAATTCATAAGTTCTCTCAAGGATTGACCAGTGCTTTCGCCGAACATTTGAAGGATCTGGCTGCACCTTTCCAGCAGGATGAAGGCCGGACCGGGTGGTTCGTTGCATCAAAAGATGACTTGTTTTCATGGCTTGAGTCTAGAACTGCATCCACAGCTGTTGCTGCATAAACTGGGCAGTAACTAGCACCACTTGtattatttttcacaatttataaaattttccttgaatTACATCAAAATTTCTTCGTCCATATATCTTCCCATTTTCCATCAAATGAAAACAGAGTTGTGTATATATAAACTACAGCATCATCATTACCTGTCAATCTGTAAATCACTGATATAGATTTACAATGATCATGATCAcatttatgtgtatatacagGAATAAGTATGAAGTCCAGTGCTAAGttcatcaaattaaacaaaggGCTATTGCaaatcaattatttcatacaaagCAAATACAAGCATGCATCCTTGATAATAGTACAGAGGTCCACACAAGCAGAAATAGTTAACTAGGTGGCAGGGTTTTCCAGAGTAGGCGGCAACGGTTGAGCTTCTGGTAGTGGTTGAGCCTCCGGAGATGGTGGAGCATATGATATGGAGATTAGCATTGATCGGAAGTCATCCGAGCCACTTCCAATGTGTTCCTTTAAGCCAGAGCCATTGGCGTCAGCTGATTTCACAGGTGTAGAATCTTCGGTGGCGAAGGTATTCTCTGGAATAGACTGAGAGATTGCTATAAGTGACTCCCTAGCAGATTCTTGAGAAACCTCTGGCCTCGGTGTTGCGGAATCCATATAACAACCTGCAGAATTTAGGCTAAATTCTTCAATACTATGTCGCCTTCAGCAATATAATGGTGCAAACAAACAAGTTCAACAAATGAAGGTATATAAGGCGATGCAAGCATACATGAGGTAAACAAACATATGAGAACAAATACGAACCATATTGGATGTTAATTAGGTCAATTAGCTTGAAgctatttagtttaaaaatgagCTAATCAACATCAGATGTATAATAAAATCTAAGGAGtataaaacattgaaaagtATAAGATAACAATTCATTATCAAatcttattcttttcttcaaattctGCATTAATGCACTACTAACTTATTTCTTTAAGTTACTGTGATAGGGCATGAGACCAAACCTTAATTACAAGTTTACAAATTAGCATTCTATGATTGGGACCTTGTTGAAGTCCCAAGTTCCTAACTTTTTCCGTGAACAAGTACAAAACCCTAAAATGGacatgaatttatttataaaaagaaaaaagatatgaaatttAACTTTGATTGTGAGGAATTACACTAGCTTGAAACCTTGCACAAGAATTGTTTTAAGTCCCAACTCTTTGCCCCAATGTGATAAACTGATTTCAATGTGATCACTCCAACTCCTGTAAACTCAATTTATTAATTTCCTCCAATTCAAACACTTCTTTTCCGTTTTCTATTGCTCCATAAACAAGAGCAAACCTACTCAATTAAGGCTAGATTTTTCAATActgattaacaaaaaaaaaacatctttttCAATCATAAACAATTTAAACAACATCTTAATCTCCACGCTACGTGCCgtacatatacacacaaaatGATTTCTCATAAAACCTTCAGATTTGTAATAGAACAAGACCAAATCCAAAATCTTCAAAATAACCAGCAAACAATCGATTATTCTCTTTCACATAGATCTAGCATAGATTACTGCATAACAATATAATCacatcaaaatttcaaaacaattaCAAATCAAAGAATCGCTTTCCTGTCTCCAAAtcattcaataataataatttaaaaaaaaaacagaaaaacaaaagcaCAAAAGCCTCCTCACCGATCAATAGATTGATCATTCACAAACGCGATGATCGGAATAGAAAAGGATAAaaaggagagaagaaaaaagtcaaaaacaagagagagaaagagaaagacgaACCTTTTTTTTTCCGACGGAAATCTCTGAGCGTCGTCCTTGTTCGCCGGCCCTTAAATCTCGATCCCAATCTCTCTTCTGCTTCGCCtattaatagatattttttacctttaaatatatagatatagatttaTCTGTGGGGCCCATAAAGCACTATGCCAGCGTGTATCCACGTCACGCTGTGTTAGATCAATCACAAATTGCCACGTAGTGCTTAGAGTGGTCAACTGCTATGTACCTCGTGTTTCTAGTGTGgggtttattaaaaataaaataagaataagaataaaaatttgatttaatttagaTTCATAGAAGTATCTGGACTGTTTATGTGTGGTTTGTCCGGATTATCTTGATGGTTTAGTAATAAGGAACTATTTTTCTGTTGGTTTGGCAGTGCTTAACTGTTTATGTGATTATCTTCTTTTAGTTGGAGTTAATACTTAATAGagtttaatttcaaatataggACATTTTGAACGGTGTTGAAAAATGAATTACCCACGAGGCCACAACCACGGacaatttaatatttcaattgTCAGACATTTGAAATTTGGTCTTTGTTTTGGGTCTAGGGAGAATACTTTGACTTTGATTTCATTAGGATGttagaaatataatatttataaccaatttattttatgttaaatgTAAATATGGAGGTTTATGCCATACATAACAATTTGACACTCCGTACTGCGTTCGTAGTGATtatacaccaaaaaaaaaatcacttcatTTGGTGTAGAGTAATTTCCCATAATATTGTCCGggtgtttaaaaataactatgTAATCCACGAGGTAAGGTAATAACTACACAACCATACTAATAATTCTTCATATTTTAAAACgtaattatatttgaaattcataATAACTTGTTTGATAATCATAATAATTCCATAAtatcttttaatgaaaaatttttcaaattcttaaaataaaatttaaatatcagcatattctaaatttaaatttattttatggaacaagaaaaaaaacatcaaccactatcttaaattcaaaattacaattaAATTGTTTACACAGATgttctcataaaaaaaataacaaaaaataataataattctactGCAAGAAtgggaaaaattataaaaaatatatataaagatatgaataGGATTGTGTGCATTCATTCATCGGGGCAAGCACACAGCACAATGTAACTACTCCAATTCGTGTAAAAATCAgcgacaacaaaaaaaaaaaaaaatgaaatggagGGCAAAACTTTCTTTCTAAACAAAATGGCAGGTAAAGCGTTAAGAGTCAGTTGTCCACATTAACCTTGAACCTTACGAACTTGAATATGATGAGTAGATTCTTGTCTCCAGATCGAATGAGTTCCACTCTGGACAAGGGTCACGAAATCCCCCTGCTTTAGAAACTTCCCATCCTGCCTCATTCAATCACttgttaataaataatagattGCAAGTAAAAGAATTATGGAGAGAGCAATcgaaaaacttttttattacCAGCAAACGCTTTATGGCGCGAGCAAAGGTCTCTTCAACATCTCCGGAGAACTGCATATATATAGGCAGCACTCCGTGATATAGTGCCAGTCTCTGCTTTATTCGTTCTCTGCAATGATTTGGAGATCATAAATGCGCAAGTAGCAAATTACATTGGACTTACCACtcagaaaatgaaaaacaaaggaaCCAATTTCGAGCAAGCAGCTAATTTTGAGGAAGTAATGAATTAGTGGCTGTGCATACCCTCCTTAAATTTTCATGATATGAGTGTTTGTGTGTGAGCACACACAAGTGTGCAGTGTATTCACCTTGCTATAGTGGAAGAACTTACTGATCTGTAAAGGCGAAGATGGCAGAAAATGGGCGATTGTGACTTAAAAGTATAGCCATTGAACCAGTTCTTGTAAAGACAATTATAGGCGTCCCAAGGGTATTTGCCATTGTGGTAGTATGTGCCGCAAACATTGCACTCATGTGTCTTTGTCCAAATTCTCCATCATAAATGGCCTAAAGGAAACATACAGAATCAGGTTGAAAAACATGAGCAAGGAAAATGATAAAACTTCCTGGACTCTTATTGCTAGtgggattttttttcctttctttttttcccccaaacCCAACAAAACAGAGAAAGAGATAGGAAACTGCAATAACAAGGTCTgcttttttaaacaaaaaaaaaaattactcttgTTAAGATGATGCAAGCACTTAGCTCAGGTTTTCTATGACACCAATCAAAACTAAAGGGGAAGGATAGTGAACctgattaaaaaaagattgcAGTGCCTGGACATCAGTTGTTGGAATCAGAGGTGTCACACCGCTTGACAGAGTTGACTCAGTCCTCAATGCAACAGTGTGCATAACTTTAACTGCTTTTAGAGGGAACCTaaacaaaaaatcaagaaaaatattattagcaATACAGTTGCATGACATGTGTCTAGTCCCTTATATGCATTAGTAATTCAATGCCTACAGAGGCTAAAACTGATAGTTTTACACTTCCAATAAGTATTTAGGTTTTTAGAAGAATGACATTTGATGAATATTTATCAAACTGCAATTTAAGATCATTCCATGCTAATTCTTTAAAATTTCTCATACTTGGTTGTCAATCAGGAATTTCAGATAATATCTGATCCTTTCACCTTGTCATACTCTCTTTCAGTAGTCAAAGACAGATATCTATAAGCTTCAAGACAAACAAAGTAACTCACTTTCCATGTGCAGTTTCACCAGAAAGCATGATAGCATCTGCACCTTCTCGAACTGCAATAGCTAT
This window harbors:
- the LOC120258177 gene encoding pentatricopeptide repeat-containing protein At4g21190, encoding MAVMEVSLFANAGAGVPPRRFVGLSSPETKKKRSLGVVFVRRNSMNWEQSLNFCFEMVMRLMEGATVCFRICVPPELLILCNDSGKLNSLVVCDARGPRPRYPRVWKSRKRIGTISKSQKLVTCIKGLSNVKEEVYGALDSFVAWDLEFPLIVVKKALKTLEDEKEWKRIIQVIKWMLSKGQGKTMGSYYTLLNALAEDGRLDEAEELWTKIFSRNLECLPRVFFGKMISIYYKHQMYEKIFEVFADMEELGVSPDKRIVDLMGNTFQKLGMLDKYEKLHEKYPPPKWEYRYIKGKRVRIKMKNLIDSYGEEPEYNLLNQDAESSSDPDDLQKTRHQGVGIKVEHLTDSEGEQDLQIRSGEEPEHNPLDHDAESFSDQDETENI
- the LOC120258377 gene encoding LOW QUALITY PROTEIN: pentatricopeptide repeat-containing protein At5g46580, chloroplastic (The sequence of the model RefSeq protein was modified relative to this genomic sequence to represent the inferred CDS: inserted 2 bases in 1 codon); its protein translation is MAMASSTSPKLLLDLQFPSKPSPRATIVCNSSRAPPPQPLPPTPSLSDQLKPLAVTLLKDSPKPSAIDELHPPKPIWINPSRPKPSVLSLRRHERRPYSHNPNLPSIARLSRSLSSLPDSDLPAALAASPTXPSRDDALVLLNSLRPWSKAHLFFLYLKANSSSPLETLFYNVAMKALRAGRQFSLVEQLAHEMLDLGIELDNVTYSTIITTAKRCHEFDKAILWFERMYETSVMPDEVTYSAVLDVYAKLGKKEEVIGLYERARAAGWIPDQVAFSVLAKMFGHAGDYDGIRYVLQEMDNLGVKPNLIVYNTLLEALGNAGKPGLARSLFEDMVSAGVSPDEKTLTALIKIYGKARWSRDALQLWERMRSNKWPMDFILYNTLLSMCADVGLVDEAERLFGEMKRPDRWSYTAMIKIYGSVGKVERALQLFDEMLHRGVEPNVMGVTCLIQCLGKGKRIGDAVKVFDIALQRGIKPDERLCCCLLSLVSLCEDGEVDAVLSCLEKSNARLVEFVKMLGSEEVGFAIVKEEFQGLLNEASVDVRRPFCNCLIDVCRNRSYPSKRARELLYLGTVYGLYAGLHEKGSDEWSLNLRSLSVGAAKTAFEEWMKALSSSSENEKVFPQVFAVHTGSGIHKFSQGLTSAFAEHLKDLAAPFQQDEGRTGWFVASKDDLFSWLESRTASTAVAA
- the LOC120258379 gene encoding uncharacterized protein LOC120258379 isoform X2; amino-acid sequence: MDSATPRPEVSQESARESLIAISQSIPENTFATEDSTPVKSADANGSGLKEHIGSGSDDFRSMLISISYAPPSPEAQPLPEAQPLPPTLENPAT
- the LOC120258379 gene encoding uncharacterized protein LOC120258379 isoform X1, with product MINLLIGCYMDSATPRPEVSQESARESLIAISQSIPENTFATEDSTPVKSADANGSGLKEHIGSGSDDFRSMLISISYAPPSPEAQPLPEAQPLPPTLENPAT